TTATTCCTGAAGCATTTGCGGTTGTAAGGGAGGCATCCAAAAGAGTACTTGATATGCGTCCTTATGACGTTCAACTTATCGGTGGAATCGTTCTCGCTGAAGGAGATATCGCAGAAATGCCTACTGGTGAAGGTAAAACCCTTGTCGCTGCCATGCCTTCTTACGTTCGTGCACTCGAAGGTAAAGGTGTACACGTGATTACAGTAAACGATTATTTAGCTAAACGAGACTTTGAACAAATCGGTCAAATTCATCGTTATTTAGGATTATCTGTCGGACTCAATATTCCTATGATGCAACCAGATGAAAAGCAAAAAGCTTATCAAGCAGATATTACGTATGGTGTAGGAACAGAGTTTGGCTTTGATTACTTACGCGACAACATGGTGCGCAATACTGAAGAAAGAGTTCAACGTCCTTATCATTTTGCTATAATCGATGAAGTGGATAGTGTCCTCGTTGACGAAGCAAAAACGCCATTAATTATTGCAGGTAAAATGGAAGCCGATGCAGACCTACATGAAGTTTCCGCACGTCTTGCAAAACGCTTTAAACAAGGAGTCGATTTCGACTTCGACGAAGAGACAAAAGCCACTTCTTTAACCGATACCGGTATCGAAAAGGTTGAACAAGCATTTGGCATTGGCAACCTCTATGAACTCGAGCACCAGACACTTTATCACTATGTCATTCAAGCTGTACGCGCTCGAGTTATTTTCAAACGGGATGTTGATTATATTGTTAAAGACGATAAAATCGAACTCGTTGATTTATTTACGGGAAGAATTATGGAAGGCCGTACATTGTCAGATGGATTGCACCAAGCAATCGAGGCAAAAGAAGGCGTTCCAACTACGGAGGAAAATAAGGCTCAAGCGCAAATTACCATTCAAAACTATTTCCGCATGTACCCAACTCTGTGCGGTATGACTGGGACTGCGAAAACACAAGAGAAGGAATTTCGTGAAGTGTATGGAATGGATGTTATCCAAATTCCAACTAACAAGCCTATTGCCCGTATCGATCAACCAGATCTTGTATTCGAAACCATTGATCAAAAATATACAGCGATGGCAAAAGAAGTTGCTGAGCGTAACAAAAAAGGACAACCTGTACTCGTTGGTACAACTTCGATACTGCAATCAGAAAAAGTGGGAGAATATTTAAACAAACTAAAGTTATCCTATAATTTATTAAACGCAAAAAGTGTTGAGCAAGAAATTCACTTAATTTCTCAAGCCGGACAACACGGACAAATTACCGTTGCGACGAATATGGCAGGACGCGGTACAGATATCAAACTGGGTGAAGGCGTTCCTGAAATAGGTGGCCTCTTCGTCTTAGGAACTGAAAAACATGAGAGTCGTCGAATTGACAACCAACTTCGCGGCCGCTCCGGAAGACAAGGTGACCCAGGAGAAAGCCAATTTTTCCTTTCACTTGAAGATGAAATGTTTACAAGGTTCGCCAAAGAAGAGGTTGAAAAAGTTAAACCTAGAGTGCGCTCTGATGAATCAGGACTGATTCTAACGGCTAATGTTCATGAACTGACCGAACGCACACAGCGTATTGTTGAAGGCGTTCATTTCTCTATGCGTGAATATAATTTAAAATTAGACGACGTCATTAACGATCAACGAAATGTAATTTATTCGCTTCGTGATAAAGTGCTAGCTGGTGAAAACCTATTCGAAGAACTCAAAACGATGTTGAATGAATTGGTTGAATTTGTAGTATATGAAAGTTGCCCTAATAATATGAGTAGTGAGGATTGGAATTTTGAACAAATCGAACAAACGATGAATTCTATATTACCAAATCCGATAACGATTCCTCGTGAAATAAGCGGGACGAAGGAGATTTTCCAAGTCCTAGAGCAACCACTTGCTGAATTATTATTATACATGGAAGAATTCTCGAATGATGAACGTGTCATTCAAGCGATTCCGCAAGTAATGCTTGCGCACATCGACGCTACTTGGGTGAAACACCTTGAAGCTATGACACGTCTAAAAGAAGGGATTGGGCTTCGCTCTTATTCACAAGAAGATCCAATGCGTATCTACCAACGAGAAGGACTTGAAATTTTCGGCACGCATTTCCAAAAACTTCGACGAAATATTGCCCAAGAAATAATTCATTTTATTAACTGAGTCAATTTCATAATTACCTAAAACCGCAAGTTGATACAAATATAGTTGAGAACGGTTTAACTCAACTATATATTGTATCGGCGCAGCGAAAAGATTGGATTATGAAATTGACTAAACTATCACAAAGAACATATGAAAGAAACTTAACATGAAGACGAATTCCCCCTCGGAATTCGTCTTTTCTTATTCTCTACTTACGGAGAATGAGACGATGCGATTGGGGGTAACGATAAAAAAAGAGCGCCAAGTCATCTAGACTTGAACGCTCTTAACTTTTATCAAATATCAAGATCTGTAATAATCGTGACATCATCATGTTCTAGTAACTTAGTAATCGGCCAATCCGTATCCACTTTTCCTTCTGCTAACTTAGTAAGTGCAGCTCGTTTTTTCTCCCCGAAAGCTAATAACACAATTTTTTTCGCACGTAAAATAGATGTAATTCCCATTGTCAACGCCGTATTAGGTACTTGTTCACCAGGTTTAAAGAAGCGGCTATTCACTTCCAATGTAGACGGCGTGAGCTTTGCCACATGGGTCACGGAGTCGAAAGGTGTCCCTGGCTCATTAAATGCAATATGCCCATTTTCCCCAACACCAAGGATTTGAATATCTAATGGATTGGCTAGAAGTAAGTCTTCAAATCGCTGACACTCTTCTTCTAAGTTTTCCGCTAATCCGTTTAATGTATTCACTTTTTTAAATTTCTTTTTACTAAATAAATGTTCATTCATAAAATATGCATAGCCATTTGGATTGTCATCAGAAATGCCCACATACTCATCCAAATTGAATGTTGTGACGTCTGAGAAGTCAAGGTCAGATTCTACCCATTTCTTATACACTGGAATCATCGTACCACCTGTGGCTAGACCTATGACATGCAGTTCGTTTTTTTCAAGTGCTTCCTTAATGAAATTAAACAGATTTTCTGACCCTTCATCAGGATTATTCACTTTAATAAACTTTAAACCATTCATCGTATCAACCGACCTTCATTAGATTTGTTCCGTGATTCAATTGTAATTTTTCTACTTGCCATGGTCAACTATAACACAATCTTACTTATCCCCTGCCACCGCCCTATATTTTTCATTTAAGTCGATTTTCTCATTATAGGAATTGACCAAATCCCTCTACTTTAAACATTATATGGTTGAGTAGTATGTCTGGATTCATCAAAGCAAGCATTCTTGCCTC
This window of the Sporosarcina ureilytica genome carries:
- the secA2 gene encoding accessory Sec system translocase SecA2, with protein sequence MLSIFKRSKRTSERQLRKYRKIVNQINKLESEYEALSDVQLQAMTDSFKDRLQNGETLQAIIPEAFAVVREASKRVLDMRPYDVQLIGGIVLAEGDIAEMPTGEGKTLVAAMPSYVRALEGKGVHVITVNDYLAKRDFEQIGQIHRYLGLSVGLNIPMMQPDEKQKAYQADITYGVGTEFGFDYLRDNMVRNTEERVQRPYHFAIIDEVDSVLVDEAKTPLIIAGKMEADADLHEVSARLAKRFKQGVDFDFDEETKATSLTDTGIEKVEQAFGIGNLYELEHQTLYHYVIQAVRARVIFKRDVDYIVKDDKIELVDLFTGRIMEGRTLSDGLHQAIEAKEGVPTTEENKAQAQITIQNYFRMYPTLCGMTGTAKTQEKEFREVYGMDVIQIPTNKPIARIDQPDLVFETIDQKYTAMAKEVAERNKKGQPVLVGTTSILQSEKVGEYLNKLKLSYNLLNAKSVEQEIHLISQAGQHGQITVATNMAGRGTDIKLGEGVPEIGGLFVLGTEKHESRRIDNQLRGRSGRQGDPGESQFFLSLEDEMFTRFAKEEVEKVKPRVRSDESGLILTANVHELTERTQRIVEGVHFSMREYNLKLDDVINDQRNVIYSLRDKVLAGENLFEELKTMLNELVEFVVYESCPNNMSSEDWNFEQIEQTMNSILPNPITIPREISGTKEIFQVLEQPLAELLLYMEEFSNDERVIQAIPQVMLAHIDATWVKHLEAMTRLKEGIGLRSYSQEDPMRIYQREGLEIFGTHFQKLRRNIAQEIIHFIN
- a CDS encoding glucosamine-6-phosphate deaminase; its protein translation is MNGLKFIKVNNPDEGSENLFNFIKEALEKNELHVIGLATGGTMIPVYKKWVESDLDFSDVTTFNLDEYVGISDDNPNGYAYFMNEHLFSKKKFKKVNTLNGLAENLEEECQRFEDLLLANPLDIQILGVGENGHIAFNEPGTPFDSVTHVAKLTPSTLEVNSRFFKPGEQVPNTALTMGITSILRAKKIVLLAFGEKKRAALTKLAEGKVDTDWPITKLLEHDDVTIITDLDI